The Streptomyces kanamyceticus genome window below encodes:
- a CDS encoding GNAT family N-acetyltransferase: MERNEKDLLALEVDVIHGLAPGRAGVCARVTDPSVRAVWSWSPGARLLALGPDVEDPGTADGSAQPYAPGETPVVLTRIAAALQTPGEPVGVQGGPCFTFPDRLATHRPAPFPLLVSDAEGRGAARKLRRPDNWQPGEWAELIAGAAGEWVMAVRDGEPVSICHTPAANTRAAEAGIWTRADHRGRGLAPATVAAWARREGPRRDVLFYSTTIDNHASRGVARALGLTPLGWIWTVR, translated from the coding sequence ATGGAACGGAACGAGAAGGACCTGCTCGCGCTGGAGGTCGACGTCATCCACGGCCTCGCTCCGGGGCGGGCCGGGGTGTGCGCGAGAGTGACGGACCCGTCGGTGCGGGCCGTCTGGTCCTGGTCGCCGGGAGCGCGGCTGCTGGCGCTGGGCCCGGACGTCGAGGATCCGGGGACGGCCGACGGCTCGGCTCAGCCGTACGCTCCGGGCGAGACGCCCGTCGTACTGACGCGCATCGCGGCGGCCCTGCAGACGCCGGGCGAGCCGGTCGGGGTCCAGGGCGGCCCGTGCTTCACCTTCCCCGACCGCCTGGCGACGCATCGACCCGCGCCCTTTCCGCTGCTGGTCTCGGATGCCGAAGGGCGTGGCGCCGCAAGGAAGTTGAGGCGTCCCGACAACTGGCAGCCCGGCGAGTGGGCGGAGCTGATCGCCGGGGCCGCGGGGGAGTGGGTCATGGCCGTACGCGACGGCGAGCCCGTGTCGATCTGTCACACCCCGGCCGCGAACACGCGCGCCGCGGAAGCGGGTATCTGGACCCGCGCGGACCACCGGGGCCGTGGCCTCGCACCGGCCACGGTCGCCGCATGGGCGCGCCGCGAGGGCCCGCGCAGGGACGTGCTCTTCTACAGCACCACGATCGACAACCACGCCTCGCGGGGCGTGGCCCGCGCTCTCGGCCTCACACCGCTGGGGTGGATCTGGACGGTGCGCTGA
- a CDS encoding TetR/AcrR family transcriptional regulator, whose translation MARVSQEHLDARRRQILDGAALCFARNGFHATSMQDVLKEVGLSAGAVYRYFRGKEELIEAIVAEVLDDIRGVFEAAAEQSPPPPPHELVGEVLGNVLDLKPGLADGAKSYYPRLMIQVWTETLRNDDLSGLIREGYIGVRAAWVRVVEGYQEAGMMSSDVPADHVARTMIAVAQGFAAQYALFDDVAVDMLQNGLRGLVSMDLPS comes from the coding sequence ATGGCCCGGGTATCCCAAGAGCACCTCGACGCGCGACGTCGACAGATCCTCGACGGCGCGGCGCTCTGCTTCGCGCGCAACGGCTTCCACGCCACGTCGATGCAGGACGTGCTGAAGGAGGTGGGCCTCTCGGCGGGCGCGGTCTACCGCTACTTCCGCGGCAAGGAGGAGCTGATCGAGGCGATCGTCGCCGAGGTGCTCGACGACATCCGGGGCGTCTTCGAGGCGGCCGCCGAGCAGAGTCCGCCGCCCCCTCCGCACGAGCTGGTCGGCGAGGTCCTCGGCAACGTCCTCGACCTCAAGCCGGGTCTCGCGGACGGCGCCAAGTCGTACTACCCGCGGCTGATGATCCAGGTGTGGACGGAGACGCTCCGCAACGACGACCTGTCGGGCCTCATCCGCGAGGGGTACATCGGGGTGCGGGCCGCGTGGGTGCGGGTCGTCGAGGGGTACCAGGAGGCCGGAATGATGTCCTCCGACGTACCCGCCGACCATGTCGCGCGGACCATGATCGCCGTGGCTCAGGGCTTCGCCGCCCAGTATGCCCTGTTCGACGACGTCGCCGTCGACATGCTGCAGAACGGCCTGCGAGGGCTGGTGAGTATGGATCTCCCCAGCTGA
- a CDS encoding ABC transporter permease → MTTPPATAPPQARQIVMVAVLVPVLAALALWAFAWPAARTAPRDLPLGVAGPAAAAGPLTQQLQRQQGAFEVHRYADEGAARDAIEDRAVYGAVVATPQGPKLLTASAASPVVAQLLQQAVQRQAPEGRAVPTVDVVPAPEADPRGSALGASVLPLAIAGVAAGALVTLRGLRGIRAVVALVVAAAFVGAVTAALTHSWLGVLTGNWWAEAGALGLSTLAVSATVAGLAALLGPVGIGIGALSMVLLGNPFSGVTSAPQLLPEPVGTIGQLLPPGAGGSLLRSVSFFDGARAFGPALTLALWAALGLTAVVLGAALRRRRSPAAAEQPSARAEAARVS, encoded by the coding sequence ATGACCACGCCGCCCGCCACCGCGCCCCCGCAGGCGCGTCAGATCGTGATGGTGGCCGTTCTCGTCCCCGTCCTCGCGGCCCTCGCGCTCTGGGCCTTCGCGTGGCCCGCCGCGCGGACGGCGCCCCGCGATCTGCCGCTCGGCGTCGCGGGACCGGCCGCGGCGGCGGGCCCTTTGACCCAGCAACTCCAGCGGCAGCAGGGGGCGTTCGAGGTCCATCGGTACGCCGATGAGGGCGCGGCCCGCGACGCCATCGAGGACCGGGCCGTGTACGGCGCGGTCGTCGCCACGCCCCAGGGGCCGAAGCTGCTGACCGCGTCAGCCGCGAGTCCCGTCGTCGCGCAACTGCTTCAGCAGGCGGTGCAGCGTCAGGCTCCGGAAGGCAGGGCGGTGCCGACGGTCGACGTGGTGCCCGCGCCCGAGGCGGATCCGCGGGGCTCTGCCCTCGGGGCCAGCGTGCTGCCGCTGGCGATCGCGGGGGTCGCGGCCGGGGCGCTCGTGACGTTGCGCGGTCTCCGTGGCATCCGTGCGGTGGTCGCCCTCGTCGTCGCCGCCGCGTTCGTGGGAGCGGTCACCGCCGCGCTCACGCACAGCTGGCTCGGCGTGCTCACCGGCAACTGGTGGGCGGAGGCGGGGGCGTTGGGCCTGTCCACTCTCGCGGTGAGCGCCACCGTCGCGGGGCTCGCCGCGCTGCTCGGACCCGTGGGGATAGGGATCGGCGCCCTGTCGATGGTGCTGCTCGGCAACCCGTTCTCCGGCGTGACGTCCGCGCCGCAGCTGCTGCCCGAACCGGTCGGCACCATCGGCCAGTTGCTGCCGCCGGGGGCGGGCGGCTCCCTCCTGCGCTCGGTCTCCTTCTTCGACGGCGCGCGAGCCTTCGGCCCTGCCCTCACGCTCGCTCTGTGGGCCGCCCTCGGCTTGACGGCCGTGGTGCTTGGCGCGGCGCTGCGGAGACGGCGTTCACCGGCGGCCGCCGAGCAGCCCTCGGCGCGGGCCGAGGCGGCGCGGGTCAGCTGA
- a CDS encoding urease subunit gamma — protein sequence MQLTPHEQERLLIHVAADVAEKRRARGLLLNHPESIALITSHILEGARDGRTVAELMSSGRAVLTRDDVMEGIAEMIHDVQVEATFPDGTKLVTVHDPIV from the coding sequence GTGCAACTGACCCCGCACGAGCAGGAGAGACTGCTCATCCATGTGGCCGCGGATGTGGCCGAGAAGCGAAGGGCGCGGGGGCTGCTGCTCAACCACCCCGAATCGATCGCGCTCATCACCTCCCACATCCTCGAAGGCGCCCGCGACGGCCGTACCGTCGCGGAACTGATGTCCTCCGGGCGCGCGGTGCTCACCCGCGACGACGTCATGGAGGGCATCGCCGAGATGATCCACGACGTCCAGGTCGAGGCCACCTTCCCGGACGGCACGAAGCTCGTCACCGTCCACGATCCGATCGTCTGA
- a CDS encoding LysE family translocator, which yields MDAQLVAFTLFAAGMVAMPGADFTVVVRNSLVSRRAGVASAIGVAAGLLVHTALAVAGVAAVLAAVPALFRALQLVGAAYVLYLAYRALRSAARPRDMAQDVVTVRAGGLREGFLTNALNPKASITFLSVLPQFVPAGSPAMPRTLLLASIVVALALLWFPVVALLVDRLGRWLRRPRTARAIEAVTGAALGVLGLVLLVEPVLA from the coding sequence ATGGACGCACAACTGGTCGCCTTCACCCTGTTCGCGGCGGGCATGGTCGCCATGCCCGGTGCCGACTTCACCGTCGTCGTACGCAACTCACTCGTCTCGCGGCGGGCGGGCGTGGCCAGTGCGATCGGGGTCGCGGCCGGACTCCTGGTGCACACGGCCCTCGCGGTCGCGGGTGTCGCCGCGGTGCTCGCCGCGGTCCCCGCGCTCTTCCGGGCGCTCCAACTGGTCGGCGCCGCCTATGTGCTGTACCTCGCCTACCGCGCGCTGCGCTCAGCGGCACGACCGCGCGACATGGCGCAGGACGTGGTGACGGTGCGGGCGGGCGGTCTGCGGGAGGGCTTCCTGACCAACGCCCTCAACCCCAAGGCGTCGATCACGTTCCTGAGCGTGCTGCCCCAGTTCGTGCCCGCGGGCAGTCCCGCGATGCCCAGGACCTTGCTGCTCGCGTCCATCGTCGTGGCGCTCGCCCTGTTGTGGTTCCCGGTGGTGGCGCTGCTCGTCGACCGGCTCGGCAGGTGGCTGCGCAGGCCCCGCACGGCCCGCGCCATCGAGGCGGTGACCGGTGCGGCGCTCGGCGTGCTGGGTCTCGTACTCCTGGTGGAGCCTGTCCTGGCCTGA
- a CDS encoding urease subunit beta — translation MHAAAHAVTGRGTIPGEILFADDPVSFNEGREVTRLTVLNAADRPVQVGSHYHFAEANPGLDFDRGAAHGKRLNIAAGTAVRFEPGIPVDVELVPLAGKRIVPGLRGETGGALDA, via the coding sequence ATGCATGCCGCAGCGCACGCTGTCACGGGTCGGGGAACGATCCCCGGCGAGATCCTCTTCGCCGACGACCCCGTCTCCTTCAACGAGGGCCGCGAGGTCACCCGCCTCACGGTCCTCAATGCCGCCGACCGCCCCGTCCAGGTCGGCTCCCACTACCACTTCGCCGAGGCCAACCCGGGTCTGGACTTCGACCGCGGCGCCGCGCACGGAAAGCGGCTGAACATCGCCGCGGGAACCGCCGTGCGCTTCGAGCCCGGAATTCCCGTTGACGTCGAACTCGTTCCGCTGGCCGGCAAGCGCATCGTGCCCGGTCTACGCGGAGAGACCGGAGGTGCCCTCGATGCCTGA
- a CDS encoding urease subunit alpha: protein MPELSRAAYADLFGPTTGDRIRLADTDLLIEIEEDRSGGPGRSGDESVFGGGKVIRESMGQSRTTRAEGAPDTVITGAVTIDHWGIVKADIGVRDGRITGIGKSGNPDTMDGVHPELVIGPETEIIAGNGKILTAGGIDTHIHFISPTIVDEALASGVTTLFGGGTGPAEGSKATTITPGAWHLARMFAALESSPVNIGFLGKGNTVNAESMHAQLRAGAVSFKIHEDWGATPATIDACLNVCEETGAQLAVHTDTLNEAGFVDATFDAVAGRTLHAFHVEGAGGGHAPDMITAVSLPNMLPSSTNPTRPHTVNTVEEHLDMLMVCHHLNPAVPEDLAFAESRIRPTTIGAEDILHDIGAISIMSSDSQAMGRIGEVIMRTWQTAHVMKRRRGYLPGDIRADNHRARRYVAKYTINAAVAQGIDHELGSVESGKLADLVLWEPAFFGVKPQVVLKGGQIAYAQMGDANASIPTPQPILPRRMYGAHGRAPALNSINFVTQSALDDGLPERLGLDKQFTAIRSTRGRSKADMYENDALPRVEVAPDSFAVTIDGELVEPSPAAELPLAQRYFLF, encoded by the coding sequence ATGCCTGAGCTGTCCCGTGCCGCGTACGCCGATCTGTTCGGCCCCACCACCGGCGACCGCATCCGGCTCGCCGACACGGATCTGCTGATCGAGATCGAGGAGGACCGCTCCGGCGGGCCGGGACGCTCCGGCGACGAGTCGGTGTTCGGCGGCGGCAAGGTGATCCGCGAGTCGATGGGCCAGTCGCGGACGACCCGTGCCGAAGGCGCCCCCGACACCGTCATCACCGGCGCCGTGACCATCGACCACTGGGGCATCGTCAAGGCTGACATCGGTGTCAGGGACGGCCGCATCACCGGCATCGGCAAGTCCGGCAACCCCGACACGATGGACGGTGTCCACCCCGAGCTCGTCATCGGCCCGGAGACCGAGATCATCGCGGGCAACGGCAAGATCCTCACCGCGGGCGGCATCGACACCCACATCCACTTCATCTCGCCGACCATCGTCGACGAGGCCCTCGCCTCCGGCGTGACCACGCTCTTCGGCGGCGGCACGGGCCCTGCCGAGGGCAGCAAGGCGACCACCATCACGCCCGGCGCCTGGCACCTGGCCCGGATGTTCGCCGCGCTGGAATCCAGCCCGGTCAACATCGGCTTCCTCGGCAAGGGCAACACCGTCAACGCCGAGTCCATGCACGCCCAACTCCGCGCGGGCGCCGTCAGCTTCAAGATCCACGAGGACTGGGGCGCGACCCCCGCCACCATCGACGCCTGTCTGAACGTCTGCGAGGAGACCGGCGCCCAGCTCGCCGTCCACACGGACACCCTCAACGAGGCGGGCTTCGTCGACGCCACCTTCGATGCCGTGGCGGGCCGCACCCTGCACGCCTTCCACGTCGAGGGCGCGGGCGGCGGCCACGCCCCCGACATGATCACGGCCGTCTCGCTGCCGAACATGCTGCCGAGCTCCACCAACCCGACCCGGCCGCACACCGTCAACACCGTCGAGGAACACCTCGACATGCTGATGGTCTGTCACCACCTCAACCCGGCCGTCCCGGAGGACCTCGCCTTCGCCGAGTCCCGCATCCGGCCCACGACCATCGGGGCGGAGGACATCCTGCACGACATCGGCGCCATCTCGATCATGTCGTCGGACTCCCAGGCCATGGGACGCATCGGTGAAGTGATCATGCGTACGTGGCAGACCGCGCACGTGATGAAGCGGCGCCGGGGCTACCTGCCCGGAGACATACGCGCCGACAACCACCGCGCACGTCGCTATGTCGCCAAGTATACGATCAACGCGGCCGTCGCCCAGGGCATCGACCACGAGCTGGGCTCGGTGGAGTCCGGCAAGCTCGCCGACCTGGTCCTGTGGGAACCGGCGTTCTTCGGCGTCAAGCCGCAGGTGGTCCTCAAGGGCGGCCAGATCGCGTACGCGCAGATGGGCGACGCCAACGCGTCGATCCCGACCCCGCAGCCGATCCTGCCGCGCCGCATGTACGGCGCGCACGGCAGGGCCCCCGCGCTCAACTCGATCAACTTCGTCACCCAGTCGGCCCTCGACGACGGACTGCCCGAACGCCTCGGCCTGGACAAGCAGTTCACCGCGATCCGTTCGACGCGCGGCCGCTCGAAGGCGGACATGTACGAGAACGACGCGCTGCCCCGGGTCGAGGTCGCCCCCGACAGCTTCGCCGTCACCATCGACGGCGAGCTCGTCGAACCGTCGCCCGCCGCGGAACTGCCGCTCGCGCAGCGGTACTTCCTCTTCTGA
- a CDS encoding ATP-dependent Clp protease proteolytic subunit, with amino-acid sequence MSRPSARYVLPQFTERTSSGTRTLDPYSKLLEERIVFLGTPIDETSANDVMAQFMHLEYLAPDRDISLYINSPGGSFSAMTALYDTIQFVACDVETTCLGQAASSAAVLLAAGTPGKRFALPGARVLIHQPSVTEPIHGQTSDLTIQADEILRTRRLLEELLVRHTGQSPERISADIERDKILDAPAAVEYGLVDRIIPSRKSTLTTHEGAPSAREGR; translated from the coding sequence CTGAGCCGCCCGTCCGCCCGTTACGTCCTGCCCCAGTTCACCGAGCGCACGAGTTCGGGGACGCGGACCCTGGATCCGTACTCCAAGCTCCTCGAAGAACGGATCGTCTTCCTCGGCACCCCCATCGACGAGACGTCGGCGAACGACGTGATGGCGCAGTTCATGCACCTCGAATACCTGGCGCCGGACCGGGACATCTCGCTCTACATCAATTCCCCCGGCGGCTCCTTCAGCGCGATGACCGCCCTGTACGACACGATCCAGTTCGTCGCCTGCGACGTGGAGACGACCTGCCTGGGGCAGGCGGCGTCGTCCGCCGCCGTGCTGCTCGCCGCGGGCACGCCCGGCAAGCGTTTCGCGCTACCCGGCGCGCGCGTGCTCATCCACCAGCCGTCCGTCACCGAGCCGATCCACGGGCAGACGAGCGACCTCACGATCCAGGCCGACGAGATCCTGCGCACCCGGCGGCTCCTGGAGGAACTGCTCGTACGGCACACCGGACAGAGCCCCGAGCGGATCAGCGCCGACATCGAGCGGGACAAGATCCTCGATGCCCCCGCGGCCGTCGAGTACGGCCTGGTGGACCGCATCATCCCGAGCCGCAAGAGCACACTGACCACGCACGAGGGCGCACCGTCCGCGCGCGAGGGAAGGTGA
- a CDS encoding LysR family transcriptional regulator: MYDPTRLAALVAVSEAGSITRAAERLGYTVPALSQQLAKLEREAGTSLLVRHHRGARLTGAGELLAARARRVLDEMERARHELAQLAGLSGGRLRVGTFTTAGIHLLPPVLTAFRRAHPDVELTVAGYEPPFGVAAVAAGEVDLSLTHAYEPADTVPLPAAVSAERILVEELVLVTQPGHALASGTARLPLRALAGQPLISMAPTHPPRQAVERALARAGATPSVLVETPGYALVCALVSAGLGIAVVPEMVARTAATPVGMRLLEPGDLRRTISVVHRTDESTAAADSFRALLRGTYGRSAG, encoded by the coding sequence ATGTACGACCCCACGCGGCTCGCCGCACTCGTCGCGGTCTCCGAGGCCGGTTCGATCACGCGGGCCGCCGAGCGCCTCGGCTACACCGTGCCCGCCCTCTCCCAGCAACTGGCCAAGCTGGAGCGGGAGGCCGGGACGTCGTTGCTCGTACGCCATCACCGCGGGGCGCGGCTGACCGGCGCGGGCGAACTCCTCGCGGCCAGGGCCCGCCGGGTGCTCGACGAGATGGAGCGCGCCCGGCACGAACTCGCGCAGCTCGCGGGCCTGTCGGGCGGCAGGCTCCGCGTCGGCACCTTCACGACCGCCGGGATCCATCTGCTGCCGCCCGTCCTGACCGCGTTCCGCAGGGCCCACCCGGACGTGGAGCTGACCGTCGCGGGCTACGAACCGCCGTTCGGCGTCGCGGCGGTGGCGGCGGGCGAGGTCGATCTGTCCCTCACCCACGCCTACGAGCCCGCCGACACGGTGCCGCTGCCCGCCGCCGTCTCGGCCGAGCGGATCCTGGTCGAGGAGCTGGTCCTGGTGACGCAGCCGGGGCACGCCCTTGCGAGCGGGACGGCAAGGCTGCCGCTGCGGGCGCTCGCCGGGCAGCCGCTGATCAGCATGGCGCCGACGCATCCGCCCCGGCAGGCCGTGGAGCGGGCGCTCGCGCGGGCCGGTGCGACGCCCTCGGTGCTGGTCGAGACGCCGGGCTACGCCCTGGTGTGCGCGCTGGTCAGCGCCGGGCTCGGCATCGCCGTGGTGCCGGAGATGGTGGCGCGCACCGCCGCGACACCGGTCGGCATGCGCCTGCTCGAACCCGGTGACCTGCGGCGCACCATCTCCGTCGTCCACCGGACCGACGAGTCGACCGCCGCCGCGGACTCCTTCAGGGCGCTGCTGCGCGGGACCTACGGGCGTTCGGCGGGCTGA
- a CDS encoding type II toxin-antitoxin system Phd/YefM family antitoxin, which translates to MAYEIPVTQARAELAELINRVVYGGERVVVTRHGKPLVALVSAADLERLEGLAQEPEEHTISSVTSLGSTSSSPAEPHRFGIAAEHRGPGAT; encoded by the coding sequence ATGGCCTACGAGATTCCGGTGACGCAAGCCCGGGCAGAGCTCGCCGAGCTGATCAACCGCGTCGTCTACGGCGGCGAGCGGGTCGTCGTGACCCGGCACGGCAAGCCACTCGTGGCACTGGTCTCGGCCGCCGACCTGGAGCGCCTCGAAGGGCTCGCGCAGGAGCCGGAGGAGCACACCATCAGCTCGGTCACCTCGCTCGGCAGCACGTCGTCGTCCCCCGCCGAACCGCACCGATTCGGCATCGCGGCGGAGCATCGGGGTCCGGGCGCGACCTGA
- a CDS encoding C40 family peptidase has protein sequence MTALNHVPSLLSRTGAASALTLAVVGGTVVAPGLTGEAQAATHGTKALKIAASKKGSPYRYGAVGPNRFDCSGLTLYSFKKTGKKLPRTAAAQYNKTKHISKSQRTRGDLVFFHSGRNVYHVGIYAGNGRIWHAPKRNTVVRLERIWTKSVWYGRVR, from the coding sequence ATGACTGCGCTGAATCATGTTCCGTCGCTGCTCAGCAGGACAGGGGCCGCATCGGCCCTCACGCTCGCCGTCGTAGGCGGCACGGTGGTGGCCCCCGGGCTCACCGGGGAAGCACAAGCGGCCACTCACGGGACGAAGGCGCTCAAGATCGCGGCTTCCAAGAAGGGCTCGCCCTACCGTTACGGCGCGGTGGGACCCAACCGGTTCGACTGCTCGGGCCTGACGCTGTACTCGTTCAAGAAGACGGGCAAGAAGCTGCCGCGCACCGCCGCCGCGCAGTACAACAAGACCAAGCACATCTCCAAGTCCCAGCGGACCCGCGGCGACCTGGTGTTCTTCCACTCCGGCAGGAACGTCTACCACGTCGGGATCTACGCCGGTAACGGCCGCATCTGGCACGCGCCCAAGCGGAACACCGTGGTGCGCCTGGAGAGGATCTGGACCAAGAGCGTCTGGTACGGCAGGGTCCGCTGA